The Microbacterium sp. KUDC0406 genome includes a window with the following:
- a CDS encoding serine hydrolase domain-containing protein translates to MTDLPGVAVEALAARLDAATLRRSPASVAAVTWQGEVVAVRTHGEPRRDGSATAAGTVFRIASMSKSFLAATALSLRDEGLLDLHAPIGQYVPEAAAATYDGRPARITLDTLLSNRSGLAEDNPWGDEHLGESREFVGALVGDGLRLSATPATAYQYSNVGQSLAGRAIETVTGRPVEDVVRERMLDPLGLADTRASADLYPAGADLAHGFRTFDDGDSFVPEPFVGTGALGCIGSLFSTVSDIALWMRFLGSAFAPDAEDAVLSAASRRELQVAHTLITPAVGQFGERELDGAGYGYGLVVEHDRRFGRVVQHAGGLPGFSSHMRWHPATGIGVVVFGNSDQFGAGRVAGGLLHDVLGGIDAPAAVVRPWPQTVAAARRVDELLRSGRAVAWDQAGPLARNVLRDVPADVRTRRLLAALTETGDPLAVAVPFEGRIVSATDASALRWTVPCRSGTLICDVRMVGLHDPIVQSIDVRVSDETGRRPRDETPSVTDHHRVVLPSGR, encoded by the coding sequence ATGACGGACCTGCCCGGCGTCGCCGTCGAAGCGCTGGCCGCGCGACTGGACGCCGCGACGCTGCGCCGCTCCCCGGCATCCGTCGCCGCCGTGACCTGGCAAGGTGAGGTGGTGGCGGTGCGCACGCACGGCGAGCCACGCCGTGACGGTTCGGCGACCGCCGCGGGCACGGTGTTCCGGATCGCCTCGATGTCGAAGAGCTTCCTGGCCGCGACCGCGCTGTCACTGCGCGATGAGGGGCTGCTCGACCTGCACGCGCCGATCGGGCAGTACGTGCCCGAGGCGGCAGCGGCGACGTATGACGGCCGCCCGGCGCGCATCACGCTCGACACGCTGCTGAGCAACCGTTCGGGTCTCGCCGAGGACAACCCGTGGGGCGACGAGCACCTCGGGGAGTCCCGCGAGTTCGTCGGCGCTCTCGTCGGCGACGGTCTCCGGCTGTCGGCGACTCCCGCCACCGCGTACCAGTACTCCAACGTCGGTCAGTCGCTGGCCGGTCGCGCGATCGAGACGGTCACCGGTCGCCCGGTCGAGGACGTCGTCCGGGAGCGGATGCTCGATCCCCTGGGACTCGCCGACACCCGGGCATCCGCCGACCTGTATCCGGCCGGGGCCGACCTCGCGCACGGCTTCCGCACGTTCGACGACGGCGACTCCTTCGTGCCGGAGCCCTTCGTCGGCACCGGGGCGCTCGGGTGCATCGGCAGCCTGTTCAGCACGGTCTCGGACATCGCGCTGTGGATGCGGTTCCTCGGCTCGGCGTTCGCACCGGACGCCGAGGACGCCGTGCTCAGCGCCGCCTCGCGGCGCGAGCTGCAGGTCGCGCACACGCTGATCACCCCGGCCGTGGGGCAGTTCGGCGAACGGGAGCTCGACGGTGCCGGTTACGGCTACGGCCTCGTCGTGGAGCACGACCGCCGCTTCGGCAGGGTCGTGCAGCACGCCGGCGGCCTGCCCGGGTTCTCGTCGCACATGCGCTGGCACCCGGCGACGGGTATCGGCGTGGTGGTGTTCGGCAACTCCGATCAGTTCGGCGCCGGACGCGTCGCCGGCGGCCTGCTGCACGACGTGCTGGGCGGGATCGACGCGCCGGCCGCCGTCGTGCGCCCGTGGCCGCAGACCGTCGCGGCCGCCCGCCGCGTCGACGAGCTGCTGCGCTCAGGACGGGCGGTTGCCTGGGACCAGGCGGGTCCGCTGGCCCGCAACGTGCTGCGCGATGTGCCTGCAGACGTGCGCACTCGCCGGCTTCTGGCGGCTCTCACCGAGACCGGCGACCCGCTGGCCGTTGCCGTGCCCTTCGAGGGGCGCATCGTCTCGGCGACCGATGCCTCGGCGCTGCGCTGGACCGTGCCCTGCCGCTCCGGCACGCTGATCTGCGACGTGCGGATGGTGGGGCTGCACGACCCGATCGTCCAGTCGATCGACGTGCGGGTCTCCGACGAGACCGGACGCAGGCCCCGCGACGAGACCCCGTCGGTCACCGACCATCATCGGGTGGTGCTCCCCTCCGGTCGTTGA